The Trinickia acidisoli genome includes a window with the following:
- a CDS encoding ABC transporter ATP-binding protein, whose protein sequence is MILGDTILETRGLTKEFKGFTAVNGVNLRVRRGSIHALIGPNGAGKTTCFNLLTKFLEPSAGQIVFNNVDITRERPAQIARRGIIRSFQISAVFPHLTVLQNVRIGLQRTLGTAYHFWRSERTLHRLDDRAHELLAQVGLTDFADTLTVELSYGRKRALEIATTLAMEPELMLLDEPTQGMGHEDVDRVTALIKKVSAGRTILMVEHNMNVIAGISDTITVLQRGEVLAEGSYAEVSKNALVMQAYMGSADAALTGTH, encoded by the coding sequence ATGATTCTCGGCGACACGATTCTTGAAACGCGCGGGCTGACCAAAGAGTTCAAGGGCTTCACCGCCGTGAACGGCGTGAACCTGCGCGTGCGCCGCGGCTCGATCCATGCGTTGATCGGCCCGAACGGCGCGGGCAAGACCACTTGCTTCAATCTGCTGACGAAGTTCCTCGAGCCCAGCGCGGGGCAAATCGTCTTCAACAACGTCGATATCACGCGCGAGCGCCCCGCACAGATCGCGCGGCGCGGCATCATCCGCTCGTTTCAGATCTCGGCCGTCTTTCCTCATCTGACCGTTTTGCAGAACGTGCGCATCGGCTTGCAGCGCACGCTCGGCACGGCTTACCACTTTTGGCGCAGCGAACGCACGCTGCATCGTCTCGACGATCGCGCGCACGAGCTGCTCGCGCAGGTCGGGTTGACCGATTTCGCCGATACGCTCACGGTCGAGCTTTCCTACGGCCGCAAACGCGCACTCGAGATCGCGACGACGCTCGCGATGGAGCCCGAGCTCATGCTGCTCGACGAGCCGACGCAGGGGATGGGCCACGAGGACGTCGATCGCGTGACCGCCTTGATCAAGAAGGTATCGGCGGGCCGCACGATTCTGATGGTCGAGCACAACATGAACGTGATCGCGGGTATCTCCGACACGATCACCGTCTTGCAGCGCGGCGAAGTGCTCGCGGAAGGCAGCTATGCCGAGGTATCGAAGAACGCGCTCGTGATGCAGGCCTACATGGGCAGCGCCGACGCGGCGTTGACGGGGACGCACTGA
- a CDS encoding ABC transporter ATP-binding protein has protein sequence MNHTERESIAVSGTEQALADAPAALTLSGLQAWYGESHILHGVDLTVKRGEVVTLLGRNGAGRTTTLRAIMGLTGRRTGSVRIGERETIQMSTHKIAHCGVGYCPEERAIFSSLSCEENLLLPPMVGASDNAMSLDEIYEMFPNLKERRMSQGTRLSGGEQQMLAVARILRTGANLLLLDEISEGLAPVIVQTLARMILALKSRGYTIVMVEQNFRFAAPLADRFYVMEHGRIVEHFVASELEGKMPVLHELLGV, from the coding sequence ATGAACCATACGGAGCGGGAAAGCATCGCGGTGAGCGGCACCGAGCAAGCGCTGGCCGACGCGCCGGCCGCATTGACGCTCTCGGGCCTGCAAGCGTGGTACGGCGAATCGCACATCCTGCATGGTGTCGATCTGACCGTCAAACGCGGCGAGGTCGTCACCTTGCTCGGCCGCAACGGTGCGGGACGCACGACGACGCTGCGCGCGATCATGGGGCTCACGGGCCGGCGCACCGGCTCGGTTCGCATCGGCGAGCGCGAGACGATCCAGATGTCGACGCACAAGATCGCGCACTGCGGCGTCGGCTATTGCCCTGAAGAGCGCGCGATCTTCTCGAGTCTGTCGTGCGAGGAGAACCTGCTGCTGCCGCCGATGGTCGGTGCGAGCGACAACGCCATGTCGCTCGACGAAATCTACGAGATGTTCCCGAATTTGAAAGAGCGCCGCATGAGCCAGGGCACGCGGCTCTCGGGCGGCGAGCAGCAGATGCTGGCCGTGGCGCGCATCTTGCGCACGGGGGCGAACCTGCTCTTGCTCGACGAAATTTCCGAAGGGCTCGCGCCCGTTATCGTGCAAACGCTTGCACGCATGATCCTCGCGCTCAAATCGCGCGGCTACACGATCGTGATGGTCGAGCAGAACTTCCGCTTCGCGGCGCCGCTGGCCGATCGCTTCTACGTGATGGAGCACGGCCGCATCGTCGAGCATTTCGTCGCGAGCGAACTCGAAGGCAAGATGCCGGTGCTGCACGAGCTGCTCGGCGTTTGA